From one Asterias amurensis chromosome 14, ASM3211899v1 genomic stretch:
- the LOC139946831 gene encoding uncharacterized protein isoform X2 produces the protein MMKPKRKKQRPVTEDSMRKTRKNDKVISKLHTFNKEIEKIQDRRQQKKSSNFQKFNILKKQIEQLGGLDAYQIASKQGEARHGNLNTAKWVLQKLKEHNIRVEKGLKFKLLDVGALDYNYSQQKKWIDCSPIDLNPQNSRVIKADFFTFQNDDPVQFDICKPKGYLFVILPLACLENSRYMGHDLLNDILESLGFTLITSHNSRRLSFKMYQYTGETGKRKTFPKTLTRNGIKCNNFSITLS, from the exons ATGATGAAACCAAAACGCAAAAAGCAAAGACCAGTCACTGAAGATTCAAT GCGAAAAACTCGAAAGAACGACAAAGTAATTTCGAAGCTTCACACATTCAACAAAGAAATTGAAAAGATTCAAGACCGTCGGCAACAAAAGAAGTCCAGCAATTTTCAGAAGTTTAATATCCTGAAGAAACAGATAGAACAG CTTGGAGGGCTGGACGCATACCAGATTGCGTCTAAACAGGGAGAAGCTCGCCATGGTAACCTCAACACGGCCAAATGGGTTCTTCAGAAGTTAAAAGAACACAACATAAGAGTGGAAAAG GGACTTAAGTTCAAGCTTCTGGATGTTGGTGCCTTGGACTACAACTATAGTCAGCAGAAGAAATGGATCGATTGTTCACCAATTGATTTGAACCCTCAGAATAGTCGTGTGATAAAAGCAGACTTCTTCACATTCCAG AATGATGACCCAGTCCAGTTTGACAT ATGTAAACCCAAGGGATACCTCTTT GTGATTCTACCCCTCGCCTGCTTGGAGAATTCTCGCTACATGGGCCATGACCTCCTTAATGACATCTTAGAAAGTCTCGGCTTCACTCTCATAACGTCCCATAACAGTAGGAGGCTAAGCTTCAAGATGTACCAATATACAGGGGAAACtggaaaaaggaaaactttcCCAAAAACTCTCACCCGGAATGGGATTAAGTGTAATAATTTTAGTATTACCTTGAGCTGA
- the LOC139946831 gene encoding uncharacterized protein isoform X1 has protein sequence MMKPKRKKQRPVTEDSMRKTRKNDKVISKLHTFNKEIEKIQDRRQQKKSSNFQKFNILKKQIEQLGGLDAYQIASKQGEARHGNLNTAKWVLQKLKEHNIRVEKGLKFKLLDVGALDYNYSQQKKWIDCSPIDLNPQNSRVIKADFFTFQNDDPVQFDIIVLSLVLNFVGLPERRGDMLKKCCAICKPKGYLFVILPLACLENSRYMGHDLLNDILESLGFTLITSHNSRRLSFKMYQYTGETGKRKTFPKTLTRNGIKCNNFSITLS, from the exons ATGATGAAACCAAAACGCAAAAAGCAAAGACCAGTCACTGAAGATTCAAT GCGAAAAACTCGAAAGAACGACAAAGTAATTTCGAAGCTTCACACATTCAACAAAGAAATTGAAAAGATTCAAGACCGTCGGCAACAAAAGAAGTCCAGCAATTTTCAGAAGTTTAATATCCTGAAGAAACAGATAGAACAG CTTGGAGGGCTGGACGCATACCAGATTGCGTCTAAACAGGGAGAAGCTCGCCATGGTAACCTCAACACGGCCAAATGGGTTCTTCAGAAGTTAAAAGAACACAACATAAGAGTGGAAAAG GGACTTAAGTTCAAGCTTCTGGATGTTGGTGCCTTGGACTACAACTATAGTCAGCAGAAGAAATGGATCGATTGTTCACCAATTGATTTGAACCCTCAGAATAGTCGTGTGATAAAAGCAGACTTCTTCACATTCCAG AATGATGACCCAGTCCAGTTTGACATCATCGTACTTAGCTTGGTTCTTAACTTTGTTGGCTTGCCGGAGAGACGGGGTGACATGCTGAAAAAGTGCTGTGCTATATGTAAACCCAAGGGATACCTCTTT GTGATTCTACCCCTCGCCTGCTTGGAGAATTCTCGCTACATGGGCCATGACCTCCTTAATGACATCTTAGAAAGTCTCGGCTTCACTCTCATAACGTCCCATAACAGTAGGAGGCTAAGCTTCAAGATGTACCAATATACAGGGGAAACtggaaaaaggaaaactttcCCAAAAACTCTCACCCGGAATGGGATTAAGTGTAATAATTTTAGTATTACCTTGAGCTGA